In Polyangiaceae bacterium, the genomic window CCGCGCTCGATCAGATCCTGCAAGCTGTCTCCCTCGACGAGCTCGCGCACCATGAACGGCCGCAGGCTGCCCGGCAGGCGACCGAAGCGCACCACCCGCGGGACGCCCAGGCCCTCGAGACCGGAGAGCGCCACGGCCTCGCGCACCAGCGCCGCCATCTCGCGCTCGCTGGCGCCTTCGGCCAGCACCTTCAGCGCGAGGCTCTGCCCGCTGTGGCGGTCACGGACCGACCACACCTCCCCGCCGCCGCCCTTGCCGAGGCGGTTGACGGGGAGGTAACGCTTGGGCAGCTCGAGCCGGGCCACGACCGCCTAGAGCCCGTAGTCGGCTCCCAGCCCGAAGAAGAAGCCGCTGGTGCCGAAGCCCAGATCCAGGCGCCCCACGAAGCTCTTGCTGGGCTTGTAGCGGAAGCCGGTCTGAAGCACGAGCCAGGGGAAGATGATGGGCTTGCTGCCACCGTCGGCCCAGCTCGGCTCCGTGTAGCCGCCGTAGTGGTCGTTGTCGCTGCCGCAGAACGCGCCGGTTCCCGCTGGGTCGTTGGGGCCGGTGCACTTCTTCCACTTGTACGGATCTTCGTTCGGGTTGCCGCTCTCCGGATACGCCTGGGTCCGGAAGAGATCGCCGAACACCAGGCCGAAGCCGGCGCCCATGCCGTAGTTGACGGCGAACTGCGGTCCGAGCTCCTGGCTCCAAAGGAAGTCGGCGGTCAGGTAGATGACGTTGAGATCGCTCTTGACCACTTCCCAGGCGCTGGCCGGATCGTCACTCGCCTTGAAGGGCGTCTCGTCCATGTAGTAGCCCGCCCACCAGAGGCTGAAGATGTACTCGAAGCCGTCCTTGCGGATCGCGAACTCGGGCCCGACGCCGTGCACGAGCACCGTGTCGCCGCCGTCGCCGAACAGGTTGACCATGAACTTCGGGATCACGATGCCGCGGTAGCGCAGGCCCACGAAGCGATAGGTCTGGCCGGGCAGCTCCACCGGCGAGTCACCCGCCGGCGAGTCCGCTGCCGGATCGCCGGCCGCGGGCTTCGCCCCCTCTGCCTCCGCGGGCTTCGCGCCCTCCGCGGGTTTCGCCTCGACCGGCGGCGCGTCGGCTTCGCCCTCCGCCGGCTTGGCCTCCGCCTCTGCCTCACCCTGTGCCACGACGGCAGGCGCCGCAGCCAACACGACCACCCCGAGCGCGCTGCTCAAACTCCACTTCCGCCAACCCAACATGTTCCAGCCCTCCGTGTGCCTTGGCACGCCCCGTGCCACTGCGGCGCGGATTGTGCCATGGCACTGTGCCAGATCGCAAAGCCTGGTTTCGCCGAGGAATTCTGGGGGTGCGCGGCGCTCCCCGACCGCTGGGGCCATGCTATTGGTGCTCCGCCGCCTCGGGCGGCGCGCTCGCATGATCCTCCACAGTCTGGTCGTCGAGCAGGCCGTCGACATCGACGAGCGTCTCCCCTTCGTCAAGGAGCTGGTGCTCGCCCGCGGCGTGATGCCGATCGCGATGGTCCGCAAGCGCGCGCTCCGCGCCCGCGAAGGAGGCCCGCTCGCGAGCGGCGCGCCGGAAGACGCGGCCGCTGAGACGCTCGCTCCGGTGCTCCTGATCCACGGCTACGGGCAGAACCGCTACGCCTTTCACCTGCCTCTCCGGAGCATGGCCAACCACCTGGCCCGGGCGGGCTTCGACGTGTTCAACGTGGATCTGCGCGGGCGCGGCCGCAGCGGCCACTTCGGCGCGCGCCGGCCCCGCTCGGTGCTCGAGTTCATCCATGAGGACGTACCGGCGGCGCTCGACGAGATCCGCGCGCTCTCCGGCGATCGACCCGTGTTCCTGGTCGGGCACTCCCTCGGCGGCGTGGTCAGCTACTGCGTCGCGGTCGATCACCGCTCGCGCATCGCCGGCGTGGCCACGCTGGGCTCGCCGTACCACTTCACGGCGGGCTCGCGCTGGCTCACGAGCCTCACCAGCGCGTTCCTGGCGCTCGACCAGCGCATGAACCTGCCGAACTTCGCGGTCCCGGCTCGGGCCTACGGCAAGTTCGTGCGCACCGCGCGGCGGGTAGTGGACAGCCCGTTCTACCCGCTGCCGTTCCGCGGATTTCATCGGGGCGCCATCGAGCCCGAGGTGCTCGAGCAACACATGGCGCTGGCCATGGACCGCGGCAGCGTCGCCACCATGCGCGCCATGTTCAGCTGGGCCCAGGAGGCCCGCGAGCGCAAGGCCGGCGACGACGGCCTGTTCGGCTACGCCAAGCGCTTCGAGTCGCTGGACCTGCCGCTCTTGGTGATCGCCGGCATCTACGACGACCTCGCCGCCCCCGAGTCGGTGAAGCCCGCCTGGTCACACTCCGGCTCGAGCGATCGCACCTATCGCGAGCTGCCCTTCGGGCACGTGGACCTGCTCATCGGCCGCGAAGCGCCGCAGCTCACCTGGCCGCTGCTCGAGTCCTGGCTCACCAAGCGCGTGCGCGACCGAGCGCGGGCCGCCGCCAGCTACTGAGCGTCCAGCTTCTTCTTCAGCTTCGCGACCTCGGACTCCAAGGTCTTGACCTGGCGCTTCAGGTCCTTGACCTCGTCGGCGGTGGCGACGCGCATCATCTTGGCGAAACGCTCGGTCTGCTCGGAGGTGAAGTGCTCCACCTTTCCAGGCACCTGGATCACCGTCATCATCGCGCGCATGAACTGCTCGTTTTGCATGAGCTTCGCCATGCGCGGATCGCCGAGGAGGGCGAGCCCCCGTTTCTTGACCTCGTCCTTGATGCTCATGGGGCGGTTCTAGCGTTTCTGAGCGTGGGTTGGCGGCCGAATTTGGCGCTGGCTGCGGAGGCCTTGGCGCCCGCGATGGAAGGCGGGTATTCTGCTCTCGTGCGCCGGATCGCCCTCGCCCTGGCCCTGGCCGTGCCGCTCCTCGCGGGCTGCGAGACCCACGTGCGTCGAGGCACCACACTCTACGCTGACGGTCGCTACGTCGAGGCGGCAGAGGTGTTCGAGCGCACCGAGTACCGCCTGACCGCCTACACGCCGCGGGAGCGCGCCGAATACGGCGTCTACCGTGGGATGACGCTGTTGGTGCTCGGCGATCTTCAGAACGCGCGCCGCTGGATGACCTATGCCTACGAGGTCGAGCGCGTGGCGCCTGGAGCGCTGCGCTCGGATCGGCGCGCCCTCCTGGACCGCGGTTGGTTCGAGCTCGGCCAGCGGCAACGTGCCGAATTAGAGGCGACCCCGCGGGGGACCGACACCGCTCTGGCGCACCGGCACCCGGAGCACCCGGCGCCTCCGCCTACCGATCGCGCGGTGCCGCCGGCGAACGAGCGGACGCTGGTCCCGCGCTGAGGGGGTTCCCGAATCCGGGCCGCTGCCCCATGAGTCCGCCGATGTCCGACAAGCTGCGGAAGTCCGAGGCGGAGTGGCGCGCGGCGCTGAGCGAGGAGCAGTACCGGATCGCGCGCGAGAAGGGCACCGAGCGCGCGTTCACGGGTGAGTACTACGACTGCAAGGAAGCCGGCACGTACAAGTGCGTCTGCTGCGGCGCGGAGCTGTTCTCGTCGGAGACGAAGTACGACTCGGGCAGCGGCTGGCCGAGCTTCTGGCGACCCGCGACCGACGGCGCGATCGACCAGGAGAGCGACACCTCCTACGGCATGCGCCGCGTCGAGGTGAAGTGCGCGCGCTGCGACGCGCACCTGGGTCACGTCTTCGAGGACGGCCCGGCGCCCACGGGCCTGCGCTACTGCATCAACAGCGCGTCGCTCCGGCTCGAGAAGAAGTGATTCTCCTCAGCTCTCCGGCTGCACGCTGCCGATCTTGCTGACGTCGAAGGCGAACGCGCGCTTGCCGTTCTCGACGATCACCTTGATCGTGTCCTCGTCCACCCGCTGGAACGAGAGCTTCAGCTGCTTGTTCTTGGGGGTGAGCAGGGTGTAGCTGCCGGCCTGGGGCACCGGATCGATCCAGCGCATCTGGACGCCGTCGATGGTCAGGTCCCACGCTCCGCGGGGGCTCGTCCAAGAGCGGGTTCCGTCCACCTGGATACCCTCGAGCACGCCGCCGGCGAGGGGGGTCTGGGTGCGGTCCCCTTCACCCGTCACCGTGAAGCCATCGAGAACTCTGGTCCACTGTACGCTGTGAACGACCTGGCGGCTCTTGGCCTGGAAGTCCCAGGTCACGTCGGCGGTGCCGTTGAGCTTCACGCG contains:
- a CDS encoding alpha/beta hydrolase, with protein sequence MILHSLVVEQAVDIDERLPFVKELVLARGVMPIAMVRKRALRAREGGPLASGAPEDAAAETLAPVLLIHGYGQNRYAFHLPLRSMANHLARAGFDVFNVDLRGRGRSGHFGARRPRSVLEFIHEDVPAALDEIRALSGDRPVFLVGHSLGGVVSYCVAVDHRSRIAGVATLGSPYHFTAGSRWLTSLTSAFLALDQRMNLPNFAVPARAYGKFVRTARRVVDSPFYPLPFRGFHRGAIEPEVLEQHMALAMDRGSVATMRAMFSWAQEARERKAGDDGLFGYAKRFESLDLPLLVIAGIYDDLAAPESVKPAWSHSGSSDRTYRELPFGHVDLLIGREAPQLTWPLLESWLTKRVRDRARAAASY
- the msrB gene encoding peptide-methionine (R)-S-oxide reductase MsrB gives rise to the protein MSDKLRKSEAEWRAALSEEQYRIAREKGTERAFTGEYYDCKEAGTYKCVCCGAELFSSETKYDSGSGWPSFWRPATDGAIDQESDTSYGMRRVEVKCARCDAHLGHVFEDGPAPTGLRYCINSASLRLEKK